In Prunus dulcis chromosome 2, ALMONDv2, whole genome shotgun sequence, a single genomic region encodes these proteins:
- the LOC117618921 gene encoding uncharacterized protein LOC117618921: MGRRIINASSKYDFVKVKVWLGDDAEHYYVFSRFLLSRMLTVTKIPNHAAVKIALELKKLLVDNSLLDVSQSDLEANMFKLMEQRGYGEEYVNHYKMMTRFHHQRVPLIILLCGTACVGKSTIATQISQRLNLPNVMQTDVVYELLRTSTDAPLASTPVWARDFSSSEELITEFCRECRIVRKGLAGDLKKALKDGKPIIIEGMHLDPNIYLMDYENKPSAPVEEKTLEANECASTEEGTTANKVNKVSDYLEAIGLAGSVSEIKNGASPKGPEELKSTSVEKEKSGPGPLIIPLVLKMAEFDHNTLLEEWFSTYTFSDKLLGQDRDKLISNLNTIQDYLCSFNSKGSTVLNLSATTFNPTLDWLHGYLLECIEQGISPLSNDNVRRLVEN; the protein is encoded by the exons ATGGGTCGTAGAATCATCAACGCTTCCTCCAAATACGACTTTGTCAAg GTGAAGGTGTGGTTGGGTGATGATGCCGAGCACTACTACGTTTTTTCCAGGTTTTTGCTCAGCCGAATGTTAACCGTCACTAAG ATCCCAAATCATGCGGCTGTCAAAATCGCTCTTGAGCTCAAGAAGCTGCTCGTAGACAACAGCCTTCTGGATGT CTCGCAGTCTGATTTGGAAGCTAATATGTTTAAG CTTATGGAGCAAAGGGGTTATGGGGAAGAGTACGTAAATCATTACAAGATGATGACTAG ATTTCACCATCAAAGAGTGCCACTAATTATTCTTTTATGTGGAACTGCCTGCGTCGGAAAGTCCACCATAGCTACCCAAATTTCACAAAGGCTGAATTTGCCTAATGTCATGCAG ACAGATGTAGTGTATGAATTGTTGCGCACATCCACAGA TGCACCATTGGCATCTACTCCTGTGTGGGCACGAGACTTCAGCTCCTCCGAAGAGTTGATTACTGAATTTTGTAGGGAATGCAGGATTGTTCGTAAAG GATTGGCTGGTGACTTGAAGAAAGCACTCAAGGATGGAAAACCAATAATAATAGAG GGAATGCATTTGGATCCAAACATTTATTTAATGGATTATGAAAACAAACCATCAGCTCCTGTGGAAGAGAAAACTCTGGAGGCAAATGAGTGTGCCAGCACGGAAGAAGGGACAACAGCTAACAAGGTTAACAAAGTTTCAGACTACCTGGAAGCCATTGGCCTAGCAGGAAGTGTTTCTGAGATTAAAAACG GTGCAAGTCCTAAAGGTCCAGAGGAGCTTAAAAGTACTTCTGTTGAGAAAGAGAAGTCTGGTCCTGGACCACTAATTATACCTCTAGTTCTGAAGATGGCTGAATTTGATCATAAT ACGTTACTAGAGGAGTGGTTCTCAACTTATACATTTAGCGATAAACTTCTAGGCCAG GACAGAGATAAGCTGATAAGCAACTTAAACACTATTCAGGACTATCTTTGCTCATTCAACTCCAAG GGCTCGACAGTTCTCAATCTATCAGCAACTACATTCAACCCAACATTGGATTGGCTGCATGGCTATCTTCTTGAG TGTATCGAGCAAGGCATTTCGCCGCTGTCCAATGACAATGTCAGGCGGCTTGTGGAAAATTAG
- the LOC117620040 gene encoding NADPH-dependent aldo-keto reductase, chloroplastic, which translates to MKNNQVRLNCGITMPVIGLGTYSFQNDRKTTQAAVHMALKMGYRHFDTAKIYGSEPALGSALTEAILDGKVEREDIFVTSKLWGSDHHDPVSGLKQTLKNMGMEHLDMYLVHWPVKLKPWACNPIPNEDEFEDLDLETTWAGMEKCLDLGLCRCIGVSNFSSRKIEQLLDFASVPPAVNQVEMHPMWRQTKLRGACGDHNIHVSAYSPLGGPGNSWGSTLVVDSPIIKSIALQRKATPAQVALRWGLSKGSSVIVKSFNPERMKENIGAVDLKLDDGDLMEIDRLEERKIMRGESLVNETTSPYRTLEDLWDDEI; encoded by the exons atgaagaacAATCAGGTTCGCTTGAATTGTGGAATAACAATGCCCGTCATTGGGTTGGGCACTTATTCCTTCCAAAATGACAGGAAAACAACACAAGCAGCCGTCCATATGGCCCTCAAG ATGGGCTATAGGCATTTTGACACTGCAAAGATATACGGTTCTGAACCAGCCCTAGGAAGCGCTTTGACAGAGGCCATTCTCGATGGGAAAGTTGAAAGAGAAGACATTTTTGTTACATCAAAATTATGGGGAAGTGATCACCATGACCCTGTTTCAGGATTGAAGCAGACTCTCAA GAACATGGGCATGGAACACTTGGACATGTACCTAGTGCACTGGCCAGTGAAATTGAAGCCATGGGCTTGCAATCCCATTCCAAATGAAGATGAGTTTGAAGATTTGGACTTGGAGACCACCTGGGCTGGCATGGAGAAGTGCCTGGACTTGGGGTTGTGTAGGTGCATTGGTGTAAGCAACTTCTCCTCCAGAAAGATTGAGCAGCTTTTGGATTTTGCTTCTGTGCCTCCAGCAGTCAATCAG GTGGAAATGCACCCAATGTGGAGGCAAACAAAACTTCGAGGGGCATGTGGGGACCACAATATCCATGTAAGTGCTTATTCACCACTCGGTGGCCCCGGGAATTCATGGGGATCAACACTTGTGGTGGACAGCCCAATCATCAAGTCCATTGCCCTCCAGCGCAAAGCAACCCCAGCCCAG GTTGCCCTAAGATGGGGATTATCAAAGGGATCAAGTGTGATTGTGAAAAGCTTTAATCCAGAAAGGATGAAGGAGAACATTGGGGCCGTCGATCTGAAATTGGACGACGGGGATCTCATGGAGATAGACAGATTGGAAGAAAGGAAGATCATGAGGGGAGAGTCTCTTGTGAATGAAACCACGAGCCCATACAGGACACTTGAAGACTTATGGGATGATGAGATTTAG
- the LOC117617732 gene encoding structural maintenance of chromosomes protein 2-1 encodes MYIKEICLEGFKSYATRTVVPGFDPFFNAITGLNGSGKSNILDSICFVLGITNLQQVRAANLQELVYKQGQAGITKATVSIIFDNSDRSRSPLGYEAHPEITVTRQIVVGGRNKYLINGKLAQPSQVQNLFHSVQLNVNNPHFLIMQGRITKVLNMKPPEILSMLEEAAGTRMYETKKEAALKTLEKKQSKVDEINNLLDQEILPALDKLRRERTRYMQWANGNADLDRLKRFCIAYEYVQAERIRDSAVCEVEQVKARISEVDDDTRKTQEEIQEMEAQMSKLTAEKEARMGGEVKTLSDKVDALAQNLVREVSVLNNKEDTLGTEKENAEKIVSNIEDMKQSAKETDFAIKKADEGAADLKKRAGELSQSLNEYEKEYQGILAGKSSGNDEKCLEDQLGDAKIAVGSAETELKQLKTKISHCQRELKEKNNQLMSKREEAVAVERELTARKEDLANVKMAQESLPYKEGQMEALQKDRASELEQVQKLKDEMRNLSGQLANVDFTYRDPEKNFDRSKVKGVVARLIKVKDSSTMTALEVTAGGKLFNVVVDTESTGKQLLQNGNLRRRVTIIPLNKIQPYTVHHRVQHAAVKLVGKENAELALSLVGYDEELRSAMEFVFGSTFVCKTIDAAKEVAFNREIRTPSVTLEGDIFQPSGLLTGGSRKGGGDLLRQLHELAETEQKLSVHQRRLTEIEAKITELLPLQKKFMDLKAQLELKSYDLSLFQGRAEQNEHHKLGELVRRIEQELQEAQSAAKEKQLLYEDCVNKVLVLEKSIKDNDNSREGRLKDFEKRIKETKAQMQSASKNLKGHENEKEKLILEKEAIIKELASLETQLASLRTQIDNLTSEVEEQREKVASTRYMHDQAQSELNSIRMKMKDCDSQISGILKEQQRLQHKLSETNLERKKMENEVKRMEMEQKDCSTKVDKLMEKHAWIASEKQLFGKTGTDYDFSLRDPRNAREELEKLQAQQSGLEKRVNKKVMAMFEKAEDEYNDLMSKKNIIENDKSKIKKVIEELDEKKKETLKVTWVKVNNDFGSIFSTLLPGTMGKLEPPEGCSFLDGLEVRVAFGGVWKQSLSELSGGQRSLLALSLILALLLFKPAPLYILDEVDAALDLSHTQNIGRMIKTHFPHSQFIVVSLKEGMFNNANVLFRTKFVDGVSTVQRTVAAKQK; translated from the exons ATGTACATCAAGGAGATATGCTTGGAGGGGTTCAAGTCGTACGCGACGAGGACGGTGGTGCCCGGGTTCGACCCGTTTTTCAACGCCATAACGGGTCTCAACGGGTCGGGCAAATCCAACATCCTCGACTCCATCTGCTTCGTCTTGGGCATCACCAATTTGCAGCAAGTCCGGGCTGCCAATCTCCAAGAGCTCGTCTACAAGCAAGGCCAGGCCGGCATTACAAAGGCCACCGTCTCCATCATCTTCGACAATTCCGACCGCTCCCGCAGTCCCCTCGGCTACGAGGCCCATCCCGAAATCACAGTCACCCGTCAG ATTGTGGTTGGTGGAAGGAACAAGTACTTGATCAATGGCAAACTTGCGCAGCCTAGTCAGGTCCAGAACCTTTTTCATTCGGTGCAGCTCAATGTTAACAACCCGCATTTTCTTATAATGCAAGGGCGCATTACCAAGGTTTTAAATATGAAACCCCCCGAGATTCTGTCCATGCTTGAAGAGGCTGCTGGGACAAGAATGTATGAGACCAAGAAAGAGGCGGCTTTGAAGACACTTGAGAAGAAACAGAGCAAAGTCGATGAGATCAATAACCTTCTTGACCAGGAGATACTGCCTGCCTTGGACAAGTTGAGGAGAGAAAGGACACGGTACATGCAATGGGCTAATGGAAATGCTGACTTGGATCGGCTTAAAAGGTTTTGCATTGCATATGAATATGTTCAAGCGGAGAGGATTAGAGACAGTGCAGTGTGTGAGGTGGAGCAGGTGAAGGCCAGAATTTCTGAGGTCGACGATGATACGAGAAAGACGCAGGAAGAAATACAAGAAATGGAAGCACAAATGTCTAAGTTAACAGCTGAAAAGGAGGCTAGAATGGGTGGAGAAGTAAAAACTTTGTCTGACAAAGTAGATGCGCTTGCTCAAAATCTTGTGAGGGAAGTGTCTGTACTGAATAATAAAGAGGACACTCTGGGgactgaaaaggaaaatgctgAAAAG ATTGTCAGCAATATTGAAGACATGAAGCAGTCTGCAAAAGAGACGGACTTCGCTATAAAAAAAGCTGATGAAGGTGCGGCTGATTTGAAAAAGAGAGCAGGGGAACTTTCTCAGAGTCTGAATGAGTATGAAAAGGAGTACCAG GGCATACTAGCTGGAAAGAGTAGTGGAAATGATGAGAAATGCCTTGAAGATCAATTAGGTGATGCCAAAATAGCTGTTGGGAGTGCTGAAACAGAGTTGAAACagctgaaaacaaaaataagccACTGTCAAAGGGagttgaaagagaaaaataatcagCTAATGTCAAAGCGTGAAGAAGCTGTTGCCGTAGAAAGGGAGCTTACAGCTAGAAAAGAAGATCTGGCAAATGTTAAAATGGCACAGGAGTCTCTTCCATACAAGGAGGGCCAGATGGAAGCATTACAAAAG GATCGTGCATCTGAGTTGGAGCAGGTGCAGAAATTGAAGGATGAAATGCGAAATCTTTCTGGTCAATTAGCAAACGTTGACTTCACATATCGGGATCCTGAGAAGAATTTTGATAGGTCCAAGGTCAAGGGTGTAGTTGCAAGACTTATCAAAGTGAAGGATAGCTCCACGATGACTGCCTTAGAG GTTACTGCTGGTGGAAAGCTGTTTAATGTTGTTGTAGACACAGAGAGTACTggaaaacaacttcttcagAATGGAAACCTTCGAAGAAGAGTAACAATTATACCTTTGAACAAAATACAGCCTTATACTGTTCATCATAGGGTTCAACATGCTGCTGTTAAATTG GTTGGCAAGGAGAATGCAGAACTAGCACTTTCTTTGGTTGGTTATGATGAGGAGTTAAGA AGTGCTATGGAATTCGTTTTTGGTTCAACCTTTGTTTGCAAAACTATTGATGCTGCAAAGGAG GTTGCTTTTAACAGGGAAATTCGCACCCCAAGTGTCACTCTTGAAGGTGATATCTTTCAGCCTAGTGGCCTTTTAACTGGTGGAAGCCGCAA GGGTGGGGGTGATCTGTTAAGGCAACTTCACGAGCTGGCTGAGACTGAACAAAAACTTTCGGTGCATCAGAGAAGATTGACTGAAATCGAAGCTAAG ATTACAGAGCTTCTGCCTCTTCAGAAGAAGTTCATGGACCTTAAAGCACAGTTAGAACTTAAATCGTATGACCTTTCGTTATTTCAGGGCAGGGCTGAGCAAAATGAGCATCATAAG CTTGGTGAATTAGTAAGAAGGATTGAGCAGGAGCTTCAAGAAGCGCAATCTGCAGCTAAAGAAAAGCAGCTTCTTTATGAAGATTGTGTGAATAAAGTGTTGGTGCTTGAGAAATCAATCAAAGATAATGATAATAGCCGGGAGGGAAGGCTCAAAGATTTTGAAAAGAggattaaagaaacaaaagctCAAATGCAATCAGCTTCAAAGAATCTCAAG GggcatgaaaatgaaaaagagaagctTATTTTGGAAAAGGAAGCTATTATAAAGGAACTTGCATCTTTGGAGACTCAGTTAGCTTCTTTGAGAACGCAAATTGACAACCTAACTTCAGAAGTAgaagagcagagagaaaag GTAGCTTCCACCAGATATATGCATGATCAGGCACAATCTGAGCTTAATTCGATTCGGATGAAGATGAAGGACTGTGATTCCCAAATTAGTGGCATTCTTAAGGAGCAGCAAAGACTTCAACATAAACTTAGCGAGACAAATCTTGAACggaagaaaatggaaaatgag gtAAAACGAATGGAAATGGAACAGAAAGATTGCTCTACGAAAGTAGACAAATTGATGGAGAAGCATGCCTGGATTGCATCCGAGAAACAACTATTTGGTAAAACTGGGACTGATTATGATTTTAGCTTGCGAGATCCTCGTAATGCAAGGGAAGAACTTGAGAAACTGCAGGCACAACAGTCTGG TCTTGAGAAAAGAGTGAATAAGAAAGTCATGGCAATGTTCGAGAAAGCAGAAGATGAGTACAACGATCTCATGTCTAAGAAGAACATCATTGAG AATGATAAGTCTAAGATCAAGAAGGTGATAGAAGAGCTGgatgagaaaaagaaggaaacacTGAAAGTTACTTGGGTAAAGGTTAACAA CGACTTTGGATCTATCTTTTCCACCCTTTTGCCCGGCACAATGGGAAAGCTTGAACCTCCTGAAGGGTGCAGCTTCCTAGATGGACTTGAGGTTCGTGTTGCATTTGGTGGTGTTTGGAAACAGTCCTTGTCAGAACTGAGTGGGGGTCAACGATCGCTGCTTGCACTTTCTCTCATCTTGGCATTGCTTCTCTTCAAACCAGCTCCACTTTATATACTGGATGAG GTTGATGCGGCTCTTGATCTAAGCCACACACAGAATATTGGAAGAATGATCAAAACTCATTTCCCACACTCCCAG TTTATTGTGGTTTCACTGAAAGAAGGCATGTTCAACAATGCTAATGTTCTTTTCCGGACCAAATTTGTGGATGGAGTTTCAACTGTTCAAAGGACTGTTGCAGCTAAGCAGAAATAG